One region of Paenarthrobacter ureafaciens genomic DNA includes:
- a CDS encoding DUF3099 domain-containing protein, with amino-acid sequence MERDYSAVTRENSPLQQVPGDPDAYSSDPEVHSITDAAAAHSEDMRERMIKYSIAMGIRMVCIVLIFVVDGWFKILAVAGAVFLPWIAVVIANGSDKAEVHSDSLLDYVAVPEIEGTSQSGSDEEPEADDSVTLLQGELADDETPAGDDASEEAGNAGDERAAS; translated from the coding sequence TTGGAGCGTGATTATTCAGCTGTGACACGAGAGAACAGTCCCCTGCAGCAGGTGCCCGGGGATCCGGACGCCTACTCGAGCGACCCCGAGGTCCATAGCATCACTGATGCAGCAGCTGCACACTCCGAGGACATGCGCGAACGCATGATCAAGTATTCAATAGCCATGGGCATTCGCATGGTCTGCATCGTCCTCATTTTCGTAGTGGATGGCTGGTTCAAGATCCTCGCCGTGGCTGGAGCTGTCTTCCTGCCCTGGATCGCGGTGGTTATTGCCAACGGCAGCGACAAAGCCGAAGTCCACAGTGATTCATTGCTGGACTACGTCGCCGTGCCGGAGATTGAAGGCACCAGCCAGTCCGGCAGCGATGAGGAACCCGAAGCGGATGACTCCGTCACCCTCCTCCAGGGCGAACTGGCGGATGACGAAACTCCCGCGGGCGACGATGCATCAGAGGAAGCCGGGAACGCCGGCGACGAACGGGCAGCTTCATGA
- a CDS encoding SURF1 family protein, with protein MYRFLFSSKWLGYFVLAVIFATACVFLGRWQMDRRAETLAEIDRVVSNYSATPVPFADVKDQFRHLDPDREWTQVELRGSYDVDGQRVVRNRPLNGQPGYDVVVPFRLTTGETVIIDRGWLPIGNNTPGRPDVVPSPPAGEVTVVARLKPSEPKLDRGAVEGQLASIDLPGFAEELPYTIETGAYGQLASETPPVQPMPTPFPKPATEEGTHLSYSLQWFAFGVLMFIGFGYAARQQARNAAIDAEDDEDDDVIAAAGPRKRPAPAPRRNKKPTSEEEEDAILDAQGY; from the coding sequence ATGTACCGTTTCCTGTTTTCCAGCAAGTGGCTGGGCTACTTTGTCCTGGCCGTCATCTTCGCGACGGCGTGCGTCTTCCTTGGCCGCTGGCAGATGGATCGGCGCGCCGAGACACTGGCTGAGATTGACCGCGTCGTCAGCAACTACTCAGCTACCCCGGTGCCATTCGCCGATGTAAAGGACCAGTTCCGCCACTTGGATCCGGACCGTGAATGGACCCAGGTGGAGTTGCGCGGCAGCTATGACGTCGACGGGCAGCGGGTAGTCCGCAACAGGCCGCTCAATGGCCAACCCGGCTACGACGTCGTTGTTCCATTCCGCCTGACCACCGGCGAAACAGTGATCATCGATCGCGGCTGGCTACCGATTGGCAACAACACTCCGGGAAGGCCCGACGTCGTTCCATCGCCTCCTGCAGGTGAGGTCACGGTCGTCGCCCGCCTCAAGCCGTCCGAGCCGAAACTGGACCGCGGCGCGGTGGAAGGCCAACTCGCTTCCATCGACCTTCCGGGATTTGCCGAGGAACTGCCGTACACCATCGAAACGGGTGCCTACGGGCAGCTGGCAAGTGAGACTCCCCCTGTGCAGCCGATGCCTACGCCGTTTCCCAAGCCGGCCACTGAAGAGGGAACCCACCTTTCATACTCACTCCAGTGGTTCGCTTTCGGAGTGTTGATGTTCATCGGCTTCGGCTACGCTGCCCGCCAACAGGCACGTAACGCGGCAATCGATGCTGAGGACGATGAAGACGACGACGTCATCGCCGCTGCAGGTCCCCGGAAGCGGCCGGCACCGGCCCCCCGGCGAAACAAGAAGCCCACGTCGGAAGAAGAGGAAGACGCGATTCTGGATGCCCAAGGTTACTGA
- a CDS encoding beta-ketoacyl-ACP reductase, with protein sequence MPEAVPSGRSVLITGGNRGIGLAIAESFLANGDKVAVTYRSETELPEGILGVKADVTDEASIDAAFKIVEEAHGPVEVLVANAGITKDTLLLRMSEDDFTSVLDTNLTGAFRVIKRASKGMIRLRKGRVILISSVSGLYGAPGQINYSASKAGMVGMARSLTRELGSRGITANVVAPGFINTDMTAELPEETQKSYLANVPAGRFAEASEVANVVRWVASDEAAYISGAVIPVDGGLGMGH encoded by the coding sequence ATGCCTGAAGCAGTACCCAGCGGCCGCAGCGTCCTTATTACCGGCGGTAACCGCGGAATCGGACTGGCCATTGCCGAGTCTTTCCTCGCAAATGGAGACAAGGTAGCCGTTACCTACAGGAGCGAAACGGAGTTGCCTGAAGGCATCCTGGGGGTCAAAGCCGATGTGACGGATGAGGCTTCCATTGATGCAGCCTTCAAGATCGTGGAAGAGGCCCACGGCCCGGTGGAGGTTCTGGTGGCCAACGCCGGAATCACCAAGGACACTCTTCTCCTGCGCATGAGCGAGGACGACTTCACGTCGGTTCTGGACACCAACCTGACAGGCGCCTTCAGGGTCATCAAGCGGGCTTCCAAGGGAATGATCCGTTTGCGCAAGGGCCGGGTGATCCTGATCTCCTCGGTCTCCGGCCTCTACGGCGCTCCGGGCCAGATCAACTACTCCGCTTCCAAGGCCGGAATGGTGGGCATGGCGCGTTCGCTGACGCGGGAGCTGGGCAGCCGAGGCATTACGGCAAACGTCGTAGCACCGGGGTTCATCAACACGGATATGACGGCTGAGCTTCCGGAAGAGACCCAGAAGTCCTACCTTGCCAACGTTCCTGCGGGGCGTTTCGCGGAGGCTTCGGAGGTGGCCAACGTTGTGCGCTGGGTTGCGAGCGATGAGGCGGCTTACATCTCCGGCGCCGTTATTCCCGTTGACGGCGGCCTTGGCATGGGCCACTAG
- a CDS encoding YbaK/EbsC family protein, with protein MPKVTEKIPEPVLSVKAALTALGVADTVRIFDEEVPTAAAAASVLGCEVAAITNSLIFEVDGEPLLILASGAAKVDTAHVARRLETGQIRRAKPEFVLAHTGQEVGGVAPVGHPAKIRTILDNSLRVHYELWAGAGDHHSMFSITYEDLRRITDAEELDVR; from the coding sequence ATGCCCAAGGTTACTGAAAAGATCCCGGAGCCGGTCCTGTCGGTCAAGGCGGCGCTCACGGCGCTTGGCGTTGCGGATACCGTACGGATCTTCGACGAGGAAGTTCCGACGGCGGCAGCCGCAGCTTCCGTTCTGGGCTGTGAGGTCGCTGCCATCACCAACAGCCTCATATTTGAGGTAGACGGCGAACCTCTTCTGATCCTGGCGAGCGGCGCAGCGAAAGTCGACACGGCACACGTCGCCCGCCGGCTGGAAACGGGACAGATCCGCCGCGCCAAACCCGAATTCGTCCTGGCGCACACCGGCCAGGAAGTGGGCGGCGTGGCACCAGTGGGCCACCCCGCAAAGATCCGTACCATCCTGGACAACTCATTGAGGGTTCACTACGAACTGTGGGCAGGCGCAGGAGACCATCACTCGATGTTCTCCATTACCTACGAGGACCTGCGGCGAATCACCGACGCCGAAGAACTCGACGTCCGTTAG
- a CDS encoding ABC-F family ATP-binding cassette domain-containing protein, translating to ATKAVAAQNMAKRAERLLSGLEAVREQDRVAALRFPEPSPCGKTPLTAEGLSKSYGSLEIFTDVDLAIDRGSKVVILGLNGAGKTTLLRMLAGVDKPDTGEIIPGHGLKVGYYAQEHETLDHDRTVLENMRSSAPDMKDAEVRGILGSFLFSGDDVDKPAGVLSGGEKTRLALATIVASSANVLLLDEPTNNLDPASRAEILGALKNYTGAVVMVSHDEGAVAALNPERVVLLPDGVEDLWNEDYLDLITLA from the coding sequence AGGCCACCAAAGCCGTGGCGGCCCAGAACATGGCCAAGCGTGCCGAGCGTCTGTTGAGCGGACTTGAGGCGGTGCGCGAGCAGGACCGCGTAGCAGCCCTGCGCTTCCCTGAGCCCTCGCCCTGCGGCAAGACTCCGCTGACCGCCGAGGGGCTGAGCAAGTCCTACGGGTCTTTGGAAATCTTCACGGACGTTGACCTGGCCATCGACCGGGGCTCCAAGGTGGTCATCCTGGGCCTCAACGGTGCAGGCAAAACGACGCTGCTGCGCATGCTCGCGGGAGTGGACAAACCGGATACGGGAGAGATCATCCCGGGCCACGGGCTCAAGGTCGGCTACTACGCGCAGGAACACGAAACCCTGGACCACGACCGCACGGTGCTCGAGAACATGCGTTCCTCCGCGCCCGATATGAAGGATGCGGAGGTCCGGGGGATCCTGGGTTCCTTCCTCTTCTCCGGTGACGACGTCGACAAGCCTGCCGGAGTGCTCTCCGGCGGTGAGAAAACCCGCTTGGCCTTGGCTACGATCGTCGCTTCCAGCGCGAACGTGCTGCTGCTGGATGAGCCCACCAACAACCTCGACCCCGCCAGCCGCGCGGAAATCCTGGGCGCCCTGAAGAATTACACTGGAGCCGTCGTCATGGTCAGCCACGACGAAGGAGCCGTTGCAGCGCTCAATCCGGAACGCGTTGTGCTGCTTCCCGACGGCGTAGAGGACCTTTGGAACGAGGACTACCTCGATCTGATCACGCTGGCGTAA